One Aegilops tauschii subsp. strangulata cultivar AL8/78 chromosome 2, Aet v6.0, whole genome shotgun sequence genomic window, acgtaattcttctgtgcagcaatgaggataatcctcaagttacagacccactccgtgtagttgctaccatcatctttcaacttagttttctctaggaacgcattaaaattcaagggaacggtagcatgagccattgatctacaacaacatagatatgcaaaaactatcaggactaagttcatgataaatataagttcaattaatcatattacttaagaactcccacttggatagacatccctctagtcatctaaatgatcacgtgatccatatcaactaaaccatgtccggtcatcacgtaagatgcagtagttttcaatggtgaacatctccatgttgatcatatctactatatgattcacgttcgacctttcggtctcagtgttccaaggccatatatgcatatgctatgctcgtcaagtttaacccgagtattctacatgtgcaaaactggcttgcacccgttgtatgtggacatagagcttatcacacccgatcatgatgtggtgtctcggcacgacgaactgtcgcaacggtgcatactcagggaggacacttgtaccttgaaatttagtgcgggatcatcttataatgctaccgctgtactaagcaaaaaaagatgcaaaaaagataaacatcacatgcaatcaaaatatgtgacatgatatggccatcatcatcttgtgcctttgatctccatctccaaagcaccgtcatgatctccatcgtcaccggcttgacaccttgatctccatcgtagcgtcgttgtcgtctcgccaactattgcttctacaactatcgctaccgcatagtgataaagtaaagcaattacatggcgattgcatttcatacaataaagcaacaatcataaggctcctgccagttgccgataacttttacaaaacatggtcatctcatacaataaattatatcacatcatgtcttgaccatatcacatcacaacatgccctgcaaaaacaagttagacgtcctctactttgttgttgcaagttttacgtggctgctatgggcttctagcaagaaccgttcttacctacgcatcaaaatcacaacgatttttttcaagtgtgctgttttaaccttcaacaagggccggacgtagtcaaactcgattcaaatttggagaaacagacacccaccagccacctttatgcaaaataagttgcatgtctgtcggtggaaccggtctcatgaacgtggtcatgtaaggttggtccgggccgcttcatccaacaataccaccgaatcaaagtaagacattggtggtaagcagtatgactattatcgcccacaacactttgtgttctactcgtgcatatcatctacgcatagacctggctcagatgccactattggggaacgtagcatgcaatttcaaaaaaaaaatcctacgctcatgcaagatctatctaggagatgcatagtaacgagagggggagagtgtgtctacgtaccctcgtagaccgaaagcggaagcgttaggttaacgcggttgatgtagtcgaacatcttcatgatccaaccgatctagtaccgaacgtacggtacctccgagtttagcacacgttcagctcgatgacgtccctcgaactcttgatccagcagagggtcgagggagactttcgtcagcatgatggcgtgttgacggtgatggtgatgtgatccgcgcagggattcgcttaagcactacgacgctatgaccggaggagtaaactgtggaggggggcaccgcacactgcTAAGAGAACAACTGTTGTCTTTTGGGGTGCCCccatgcccccgtatataaaggaggaggggaggaggtgccctgcaaggagggggcgcgccaaggggggagtcctactaggactccactcctagtaggattcgaccccccttttttccttcttaCGGAGGGGGAAAATGGGGaaggagagggaagaggagaaggaaaggggggggcgccccctcccctagtccaattcggactccccatgggagggggcgcgaccaccccttgtgggctgcctcccctctcccctatggcccatgtaggcccaacaattccccggggggttccggtaacccctcggtactccgaaataTACCCGAACCATTCTGAAACCATTttggtgtccgaatatcatcgtccaatatatcaatctttacctctcgaccattttaagactacttgtcatgtccgtgatctcatccgggactccgaacaatctttggtcaccaaaacacataactcataatacaaatcgtcatcgaacgttaagcgtgcggaccctacgggttcgagaactatgtagacatgaccgagacatatctccggtcaataaccaatagcggaacctggatgctcatattggttcctacatattctacgaagatctttattggtcaaaccgcaataacaacatacgttattccctctgtcatcggtatgttacttgcccgagattcaatcgtcggtatcatcatacctagttcaatatcgttaccggtaagtctctttactcgttccgtaatgcatcatcccgtaactaactcattagtcacattgctttcaaggcttatagtgatgtgcattaccgagtgggccgagagatacctctccgatactcggagtgacaaatcctaatcttgatctatgccaacccaacaaacaccttcggagacacctatatagcatctttataatcacccagttacgttgtgacgtttgatagcacacaatgtgttcctccggtattcaggagttgcataatctcatagtcagaggaacatgtataagtcatgaagaaagcaatagcaataaaacttaacgttcaatatgctaagctaacagatgggtcttgtccatcacataattctctaatgatgtgatcccgttcatcaagtgacaacacatgttcatggtcaggaaacttaaccatctttggttaacgagctagtcaagtagaggcatactagggacactctgttttgtctatgtattcacacatgtactaagttcgcggttaatacaattctagcatgaataataaacatttatcatgatataaggaaatataaataacaactttattattgcctctagggcatatttccttcacttatgTGGCCCATTTATGCATGACAAGGTGGTGTGGAAAATACATGTATGCGCTACTTTGTTTCTATCATGCAAGAAAGAAGTTGAAACGAATGATGCATAAATGGGAGAAGAACAGAACACTTCATGCGTTTTTAGTATGCTCATTTCTTCCCTCCTTAATGGTGTTTAGTGCGTCTGTTTAATGGTGTTTATTACACCGGTTTCTCTTCTACTAACGAAGGGCCGGTTTCAACTCTTCTCGCGTATATAAGAGGTCTCTCCTCTGTTTTGCAAGAACAACGACTCTTTGTCTCATTCCAAAGCATTGCGCCGCTTATCACTTTCCCATCTTGCTTCCCAGCATGCACCGGGGAGTGACACAGCAGGCCTCCGAAACCCTGCCTCTTGTGATCcggtacgggagaggggcgattagGTTTTTGGGGAGTGACTCCGCACGACTGCTGGATTTTTGTTCATCGTGGCTGCGAGTGACGACATCCTCGATGACGAGTTCCcaaacgacgacttcttccccgatgTTGACGACCTCTTCGACGACATGACGAATGACACGTCTACATCTTCTACTGTTGTTTCGTACATCATCTTATCTTCTCTGTCAGGGCTAGCATTTGGTTTACTCCTACTAGTGATCGACATGGATATGTTGCTCGTTGCTTATTATCTCAACTGCATGACTAGTTTCACCAATCAGTTGCATGTCTCAATTGTTCTCTCTATCATGTTGATCATGTTTTACCTATTGTTTTTCTGGAGTAAACATAATGGAAAAATGCCTAATTATTCAACAATACCCTCGGACCCGACTACTCACACATCACCATGAGAGGGAATATagagttgttggtgatggtgATGGAGATGGCAGAGACGTCCCGGTGGCATTCCGATGCCACCAAAGGACAGGAGGAAGGCCCCTCTCCGcctccttcttccttgaccttctcccctGGTTAGAGGGGTGCCCCCCTATGGTGGTATAGTGATGAGATTCTCCCCCGAGGTTGGATCTAACTTTCGAGGGAGCTATTTCTAGATGCTAAAATCCGAGTCCTGTCACCCTTTTCATTTTCCCCATGAGATTCGTAAGCGGTGCCTCAATCTGAGTAACTATTTTTGTATTTATTCCGTCCTTGATTTCTTTTTGCAATTTGCAGAAACACTAAAAACGAGGTGGCCTTTGCACTAGATTAATATGTTAGAGCAATATAAAAATGATATTTTTTGCCAAAACCCTATATAAATGATGTGAATAAAGTATGAATActtgaaaaattatagatatattTGGGATGTATTAGCATTCCCAAGCTCAAtccatgctcgtcctcgagcatcTAGATGATAAAAGAATGTTTTTTGAAGTTTGAATGCTATAATAGAGCACAACTTTGATCACATAGATAATGATAGTTCTAATAACAAGAAGCATTACTGTACCAAGTTCAACATAACATCAAGTGATAATGAAGTCTCTCACAAATCTTACAAGAATTGCAGACATAAAGTAGTGCATAAACATCAATGAAGTAAGGATAATGATTAGGTACACCAACTTGAAGATGAATTATTGAAAGCCTTTATGATGTTGTTGGTCGTGATGCAATCTTGATTACAAGTAATTAAACTAATGGAGGTGGTGGCTATGGAGACGAAGATGTGAAGCGAGGTTGATGGCGGTTACATGGCGGCTGGGAAGGTGAATTGATCATCTCTTCTTAGGGTTTTTTCCTTCTCCTTTATATTGTGAACACAACGAAATAAGTTTTTGGGGATCCTCTGTTGCAAATTAGGTTCAGGCCCTTTGATGAAGTTTGCTTAGGATGACGTCACAGAGGCTACCAAGCGTCTTCCTCTCTTCTCATGCCTCTGGTGTGGGCTAAATTATATGAAAATGTTCCTCTTGTACAACACATCCCATATATGATTTGATTTCCACCTAAAAATGTCCAATATGCAAGGAATACAATAAACAAGGAGATTTACACATTTTTGCATTTCTTAGTGATTAGAGTGCAAGTTGTCTGGATAAAAGTAAACCCATAAAATATCTGGAATATCCTATTTAACGAGGGCAAAAATGAGTGTAAAAAACCACTCATCAGTCGCCCAGATTCCTGCGCAACCACCGTTAAGTGCCACATCCGTCACCGGACCACTGCGATTTTTGGCCGCGCTCATCTCCACTGAGTCGTTCCCGCACCTCCCATGCTTTGCCACAGCCGTGCACCTGCTTCCCCCCATCCAGTCGTGTCACCCCTTTCGCCGCGTGACCTCAAGGTGTTCGATGACTTGCTCGGAGGTAACTTTTCCCAAATTTGTTCGTGTAGCGGTTCGTAGATTCTTTTAGATGACATATGATTCACATTTTGTGTAGATGGATGCGATGGTAGAGCTGTTTTTGATGATTAGTCGTTAGATTCTAGCTCCGAGTCTAAGAGTGAGATCATGGACGCAAAAGAAGATGCAGTTGTGTTGATGGGTGTTGAATGGATACCGACAACCGAAATGAAGATGAAGCATGCGGGATCGCATGTAGGATCGCAGGTTAGTATCCGACAATTCACCAGAACATAATCGAAGGCCATGATAAGCTCATGATGACTAATTTCTGCCCGTTTGTACCTTCCATGCCTACTAATTATGGAGACGTTTCTACATGACCAAATGCATGTTTCATCAAATTGCCGACGACATGGAAGGCAATGTACCATTCTACGGAGAAATGTCGCCGGTCAGCTGGGTTTTTCTTGTTTTCACAAGGTATCAACGACACTTTGGATGATTGTGTATGGAGGTCCTACAGATGTGTTGGATGAGTATCTTTGAATGACCAAAGATACAACCATAAAGTGCACGAACGTGTTTGATGATACCATGCTGAGGGTTTATGAGGAGCACTATCTGTGAGCACCCAATGTTGAGGACATGTTGAGGTATCTAGCGATGAATGCAACGAGAGGCTGGCATGGGATGCCAGGGAGTGTTGAGTGTACACATTGGAGGAAGAAGAATTGCCCTGCAGCTTGGCACGACCAATTTACCGGGCATCGACGGGATCTAACAATTATTTTGAAAGTGGTTGCCTCCGAGGATTTGTGGATATGACATTGGTACTTTGGATTTCCTAGATCTAACGATAGCATCAATGTCTTGCAGAGATATTATTGTTCTGCAAGGCTAGCAGGTGGTACGGGTCATCCATGCAGCTTCACGGTGGATGGTCATCAacactttttttttgcggggagaaATGGTCATCAACATGACCAAAGCTATTATCTAACGGATGACATCTGTACATCTTGGTCAATATTTGTGAAGACAATTTCTATTCTAGAGACCAAGAAACTTAAGCATTTCGCCAGGATGCAAGAAGCAACGAGGAAGGACATTGGGAGAGCATTTGGAGTTCTGCAAGCTAGGTTTGCAATTATCCGGGGTCCTGGTTGGTTTTTAACAAGGATGTCTCGACAAATATTATGACATAATGTGTGATCGTACACAATATGAGCATCGTGGTTGAGAGGGATATGCCAAGCCCCATGAACTATGAAAATATTGGCACAATCACCATGGCTCGCAGGCACACAAACCACATTCAAAAGTTTTATGAGGCGTACCTAAAAATTGAAGACCAGATCTCCAATGATGAACTGAATGAGGATCTCATTGAGCATCATTGACAGCTACCTGAGAGATACTGTGTTTAAATTTCTTTAAAATTCATTTATTTTTACTTGAACACTGTTTCGATTGGATTATTTGTTATGTTCATATTAATGGTTTGTAATAATATTTGTTGTTTGATCTAAATTGGACAAGCATAGTAGATACAAGAAAACATAAGATTTCTTTTTTATGAATTACAAAACAGTAAAACAAAGCTACCTACGAGCTCCTACAGTGATTTGACGTCCTTAACCGTCCGATTACACTTAAGAACGGTCCAGATCTCTCCGTCCATCCCACCACTCCCGTCTCTACATTTTCACCCCGTAATCGGGCCGCTACTCCGCGGGTTGACCTGGGTGCTCTCTCCTTGATTGGGTGACTCTGTCTTTGCGTATATGCCCCTTGCATTGTAACCTTGAAAACACTATGAAGCGCGCTTCATATACGTTATGGAGGTTGCGTATATGGCGGAGTTGCTCTTGTTGTTTGTCTTACCCTCTCTAAATTGCGTATATTGCAGAGTTCCTCATGTCAAAAGTTTGCACTCACCATTTTGACTTGCGCTGACTCTCAGCCCACTAGAGGTCCCCATTGAAGCGATCGTTTCTTTGTGAGCCCTTGAAGCTTATTTTACATTTCTCTGTTCTTGCTTGCTACGAATATCCTTGTCGCCAAAGAATCCCAGCTTTCCAACACGACGTTCGCACGCTGGCACGCACGCCGTGACGCACCGCCGGTTCGTACAGGTACAGCTTTATCTGAGCTATGATCTGAGGTCAGCTTGTTACCGCTCCTCTGTCCGTGCACGTACGGGTTCCATCGGTGTTGTTGTTGCAGGACAGCCGAAAACAACAAAGTGGGCTTGGCTAACATCGATGCAAGGACAGACAGATATATACACGTACTGCTACTTGTGTACATCTCGTGCTGGTCGGGCGCATGCATGCTAGTAGTTCCTGAGCTCGATACATATCGTCCACGTAATAAGGTGCAAGGAGCATGGGGATCGGTGTCGGAGGCGGCGCGTTGGAGGCCGCGAGGCCGGCGGCGgccatggtggtggtggagttcATCTTCTCGGCCCTGCAGATCTTCATCAAGCTCGCGCTGGACGACGGCATGGACGTCCGCGTCCTCGTCGCCTACAGGCTCATGTTCGGCGCCGCCTTCCTCTGCCCCCTCGCCTTCCTCATCGAGAGGTGCGtgcttcttcttcttgcctcctccGCAGCCGCAAATATACAGCTGCCGGGATGCCGAGCATATACTCTGCCTTGCCATGCCAGATTGTGGTGGTCAACCTTTGTTGAATTTTCTGGCTAACGCGGCTGTCGTGTGATCGATCTCTAGGAAGAAACGGCCACCACTAACCGTCAAGGTCGTCACAGGGTTATTCTTGTGTGGACTTTTCGGGTAATTTCTTCGTCTCCTCTTTGGCGACCATGTTAGCAAATGCTGTGGACTTTGTGTTTGTGTTTTGTTCTTTGATCGATCCAAGAAATCCAGAATCACCATTAACCAGAACCTGCTGGTGCTTGCCATCAAGCTCACGAATTCCACGACCATCGTCACAGCTCTCAGCAACCTCACCCCTCAATCCACCTTCATCGTCGCAATCTTGACAAGGTCGGTCATCACACTAGTCACAGATTTCTGTAAATCTCCTTTTCTTTCTGGATACTCTAGCCAGACTcgtcccagatgcagaggccgggggtcatcctccttttctaaaaaagcCAGACTTGTAAAAAAAATGGAACAACATGCAGGATGGAGACTCTGAAGCTCAGAAAGCCCAGCGGCCAAGCGAAGCTGGGGGGAACCCTGGTCGGGCTGGGCGGCGCGATGCTGCTCACGTTCTACAAGGGCCCGGAGATGCTGTTCCTCCGGCGCATGGCGCACACCGGGCTCAGCCACGCCACCGGCGACCGCCAGCTCcggccgcagccggccgcgggcccTCGGATCCTCGGCTCCTTCCTCGCCATCACCAGCTGCTTCAGCTACGCGATCTGGCTCACCATCCAGGCCAAGGTCGGCCAGGTCTACCCGTGCCACTACTCGATCGCCGCGCTGGTGTGCCTCTTCGGCGCGGTCCAGTCCACGCTGCTCGCGCTCTGCATCCACAGGGACCCCGAGCAGTGGAGGCTCGGGCTCAACATCAGGCTCTACTCGTCGGCGTACGCGGTAATCAGGCAGCTGATCGATCAGCCACTGCTTCCTTCACACCCATGCCACGTTTTTCATGGTTGTTGATTCGTACGGTACGTCCAGGGTATCGTGGCGTCCGGGTCCGCCTTCCCGCTCATGTCGTGGTGCCTGCGGAAGAAAGGGCCCCTCTACGTCGCCATGTTCGGACCTCTCATCGTCGTCTTCGTCGCGGTCATGAGCTGCGTCGTCCTTGACGAGGCCCTGCACATCGGAATGTGACGCCCTGTTTAACTCACATGCCTTGAGAACATGCATGGTGGTGTCTGCTTGAGTTTCTAACGGGTGGTTGTGCGTGCAGCGTGCTTGGTGCCGTGCTGATCGTGGCGGGGCTGTACATGGTGCTGTGGGGCAAGGCCAGAGAGGAAGATGAACAAGAAGCCGATGCGCCGAAACTTGTTGGTCAAGACGACGAGCTGGGCAAGGGGCCCCTTCCACAGACTAACAGTGAAGCATAATCAGAGGAAAATAACATCATGCGTACACTTTGCCAGTCAAGATTTTCTTTCTTTCAAAATGGAGGCAATAGTTTTGCCTCGTCCACTAATTAAAAAGAGAGTTGCTCAGTTAATTAATAAAAAAACAGGCGAAAACCTTCATAAATTTATCCACTCAAGCGAACTACTCCCGGACAATGAATTACAGGATCATCCAACAAACACATCCAATATAGAATCATCCATACACTTAGGTCACAACGTCACAAATGAAACCCCAACGCCCCACTACAACTTTAGAAGAATCTAACGACAAGGACAACAGCCGCATCTCAGCTCATGATTGCAGTGTAAAGACAACTGTATCATGGAAGCACCTGTGTTTTCCCATTATCGTCACCCTTTTTGCCATTGCACTTGCTAAATTTCTTCTTGGGATTTTAGATTTAGGGCGAGCGCCGTCCTTCTTGCATTTGCCCGTGGATGCCTTTTGCTTCAAGAAACATCCATCATTTTTTTAGAGATTTAGCATCCAAGTTAGTTAGGtataccgaaaaaggctttcgtcccgctttatatataaagcaaaccACCGGACACAAGGTTCAACAAGGGTACCAACATGCAAACACACACACAACCGCCGCATGCAGAGTCCCACAACACAACACACACCACAGGAATAAGGTTCTGCTGAGGGCACAGCTTAACAAGCCCAAAAAACGCACAAAAAAACGATCATAACACAGGCGGCATGGGGGGAGAAGATCTAGTCCGGCTCCAGTGGTGGGGGAGGGAGCGGCGGTGCCAGTCGGAGAGCCATCGTGTGTAGATGGGAAATGACGGAGTTGATGGCGTCACGATCCCTGGGGCGACTAAGCGGCCGCCAAAGCCGCTTAGTTAGGTATACGGCAAGCCAGATGGCGAACACGTCACTGAGATTACACATCAGCACTCCGCCACAACAACATATCACCCACATATACATCATCACCCACGTGAACCATCTGCATGATGGACTCGGGCGAGTGTGTGGCAGCAATCAAGAGCAGCGCCCTCCTCATCAACGACCGCCTGGCTAGGTTCTAGAAAAGATGAAGTGAACGCCCAAGTCATGACCGAGGGCACAAACTAGTCCACCTTCTTGGTGTAGTTGTCATCAACCAAACGGCTCCCCGAAGTTGTCTACAACATAGTCAATACAAGGGAGAGCCTGCTCAGAGTAGCCTCCGACCGCTTCAGAAAGCTCTTACCCGTGCTAGCCAACCTCGCAATAGCTCGATCTGATATGCTAGAGCGGAGTGCAACACCATATGAGACGGGGTTGCCGAGCCAGTGGTACCAAAGACGACAGACGCTCTAGAACTATGGTGAAGCGCCTCAGAGGGGAGCACGGACATCATCGGACCCTCATATGAAGCTGGAGCTGGACAATGCTCGATGCCAAGATGCGACACGGATGACACCATAAGACATGCCAACAAGTTGAGTGGACGCCATGGATTACGACACTCATGCGTACGACCGTTCTCCAAACAACAAAAGCAGTGAAGGGGATCTCTGCAGATAGCCGCACGATGCCTAGGAACGAGGCATTTGTAACATATGCCATGAAGCAAAGCGGGGGTGAGTCGGGGAGCCATTGTCAGGGTTGCTGGTGCCGGACTCCTCATACCGTTGTTTTTCTATGTTTTCACCAAAAGCACTATTTCTATGGTAGTCATCCCTGTTACCTATTGGTGTAGTCTATATTTTCTGACTCAAACCCATGGTAGAGTGATGCTACTCAATGCGTGCCTCAAAATTTCACCTTTTGTTTATATGGATATTCCTAGGACACCCGAAAGATTCTCCAGTTTCTTTCAACTTTTAAAATGCCCGGTGCGGACATGCACTTTCCCGCTGCCACCTGCCTTTAAGTCTTGAACACGACAGTCCAATTGGGCATAGGTCCACCAAGTGGGAACACGTTGTAGGGATGCAGAAAAAAATACTCGATACTTAGAGCAACTCCAGTCGCGTCCCCAACAGGCCATCCCTAGGCGTTTTTGCCGCGTCGGCGCTCAAAAATCGGCTCAGTCGCGTCCCAGAAACCCGTTTTTCGCCGATTTGGGCCGAAactggcgccggcggacccaggccgaacacGGCGCGCTGGGGCGCCCGGGGGCGCCGGGGCGAGCGGTTTTGGCGCGAAAGAGCCGCTGGCCAGCCGCGTCAGCGAGACGATGCCTCGTCTTCCCCCAGAacgcctcggtttcccgcggggaatcaatggcCGGGCAGCgtcacgggcggcgcggcgacgcctCCCCTCCCGCCACGCGTACACACGGCGCGGGCTATAAAACCCGCCACTCCCCCTCGCCGCTGGCCACACCAGCCCGAGCCCAAACCAGCCGCCGCCGAGCTCTGCTCTCTCCCGTCTCCGCCGCGCCGAGCTCTGCTATCTCCCCCGTCCTCCCCTTCCCTTCCCTCTCCAGCGATGGCCGAACGCTTCCCCGGCGACGCcgcggcggccaacggcttcaGCCGCCGCTCGCTCCAGGAGTGGGAGGCGTGGCTCCTGTTCGAGGCCAACATCCCGGCGTCGTCGGACATGCGCACCGGGCCGACGGGGTGGAGGCTCAGCAACGGCGGCGTCCCCACCCCCCCGGTGCCCGACGTCGACGCGCGCCCCGGCATCTTCGCCGCCGAGGTCGACCGCGTGCGGTCGTCCCTGACGGAGGAGCAGCGCGCCCTCCCCCcagtacgccgccgacaaccacgcGGCGTGGGCGGACTACTTCCAGCGGCGGCGGGCGCAGCGGCTGGCGTCCACGAACAGGGCGCCGGTGGTGGGAGGCCTCAAGAACAACGACGGTCGCCGCGTCTGGTGGGGCGTCCCCGGCCGCACACTACACGAGGTGCTGGAGTACCTCGAGGGCGGCAATAACCCGCCGCTGGCATACCCTGCCGCGgcggccgccccccccccccctacacCCGCCGGAGCGCCGAGCCGTGGGTGCCCAGGAGgttcggctcctcctcctcttcctcctcctcccactcCCCGGCTCTTCGGCGTCAAGGCCGAACCCGCCGCGGAGACGCCGGTCGGTCGGCGCACCCGCAGCGCtggcatcgtcatcaacgagggcggccggcgcgcctcctcctcggctcctccgcgcttcgtcaagccaaagacggagccggggctcgccGCCGTCAAGCCGGAGCCGGGGCTCCCCGTCGTGAAGACG contains:
- the LOC109764143 gene encoding WAT1-related protein At1g68170-like, whose protein sequence is MGIGVGGGALEAARPAAAMVVVEFIFSALQIFIKLALDDGMDVRVLVAYRLMFGAAFLCPLAFLIERKKRPPLTVKVVTGLFLCGLFGITINQNLLVLAIKLTNSTTIVTALSNLTPQSTFIVAILTRMETLKLRKPSGQAKLGGTLVGLGGAMLLTFYKGPEMLFLRRMAHTGLSHATGDRQLRPQPAAGPRILGSFLAITSCFSYAIWLTIQAKVGQVYPCHYSIAALVCLFGAVQSTLLALCIHRDPEQWRLGLNIRLYSSAYAGIVASGSAFPLMSWCLRKKGPLYVAMFGPLIVVFVAVMSCVVLDEALHIGIVLGAVLIVAGLYMVLWGKAREEDEQEADAPKLVGQDDELGKGPLPQTNSEA